The Serinus canaria isolate serCan28SL12 chromosome 2, serCan2020, whole genome shotgun sequence genomic interval CATCATGGCACTGGCTTACTGCAACATGTCCCATCACATGTGGGTTATATCTGAACACTGCTCGGTGATGGCAAGCTCAGAGGGCTTCCTATTATGTTTGAGAAGGCGATGTTTGCGTTGGAACCCTTGGAGTTCTTGTTCATACCCAGGATGTCTGCATTAGTTTGCTCTGGCTCGGTTTTCCTGAAGATGTTTTTCATGGTTGACTGGAAGTTATTGGTGACAAAGCAATAGACAATGGGGTCCATGCAGCTGTTGAGGCTACTCAGAGTCACTGTCACATGGTACACGAGGAGGCTGACGTTGTGGGGCATGTCTGGGTTGATGGAGATTGCAACCTGTAGCACGTGGAAAGGAGTGAAGCAGATCATGAAGATGATGAGGACAGTGATaaggagctgcacagccctcaTTCTCCTCTCCCGACTCTGGTGCATGAGGTTGGGCTTGGACAAGGCACACATAATCCTGGTGGTGAAGAAGATGATTATAATGAGGGGGAAGAAGTACTCGCAGACCATCAGGACCAGGATCTTGGAGAGGCAGCACTCAGCAAACCGTATTGCCATGGTCAGGATGGAGAAAGTCACCACAGTGGCAAAGATCCAAATGAAGATGCAGATCCCCTTGGCACAGGTGGGGTTCCTCCATTTACGTGAGGCTTCCACCTGCACTATTGCCAGGTAACGGTCAACGCAAATGCATGTCAAGAAGAGGATGCTGCAGTACATGTTGACAAAGTAGCCAAAGATGTGAACCAAGGAACAATTCTTGCAATCCCCTGCACTGTAGAACATGATGATCCGGACAGGCAAGGAAAAGCCCACCAGGAGATCAGTTACAATCAAGTTGATGGTGTAAATAACAGAGGTGGTTTTTGTCTTGGTACGGAAGCAGAAGACATACAGTGCCAAGCTGTTCAGCACAACACCCACCAGGAAAATGATGGCATTGACTACCATCAGGACAATCCACAGTCTATAAAAATCTGTGAACAGTTTTTTGTCTGAGTGGATGAACTTAGAGAACAAGTTGATGTTGGAGTTAGGTTGCTCGGTGGAGTTGATAGAGTCAAGGGCTGGCATTTGGGTGGAGGAGGTCGGCATGGTCACTGACTTCCAGCaatctggaagaaaagaaatggaggTATAGTGATAAATATGTCAGCATTCCTTAGGGCTCAGAATCTTGtcactgaaaaacattttaaccAGCATGCTTGCACATCCTGAATAGTAGATCCCCATCTACCAATATGGGATTACCAATAATTGCAAGGAAAATACCTGGGCTGATAATTAATATCTTGCAGTGATTCCAGATGCATGTTTTAGGGAAGAGACACACACCCCACTTCaagtttctcttccttttccttgtaCAAAAATGATTTTAAGGCCAGAAGACATTTGCATAACCATAACCCCAGAATTTAATTCCTGAAATATCTTATCACATCATATCCCTTGCCTTGGGCAGGTGATCCCATTAGAGAATTACATGCAGCAGTGTTTTCAGGAGTGGTAAGATTTCCCTGAAATCAAGGAAAGGCTGAATTTTCTGAGAAAGCAGAAGCAGGTTGTGTGGCATCTACAGATCTGTGttcacagcaacagcagccagAAGATTTCAAGCTAAGGGTGTAAGCCACTGGTCCTGCCAGGGTTTGACAGTTTAATTTGCAAATCATTCCTGACTTATACACTATTTTAAACTGATTTGTAtattaaaaagatttaaaaaaactccaaatatATACAGAGACTTGGCTggtttcaataaaaataaatggttgAAAAATGTCTGGAATATCTCAaagtggctgggcagggctttgaggttaaaaaaatcagcttggATCAGCAGAGAATGATGCTGAAAGAGTTGATTTATGACGGTTTGAAATTCCTGCTAATGAGCCAAATGCAGAAGGACTGGGAGACAAGGAGCTGCAAACACATTTCCCAGTGCTCACAGAACTGCTTATGGGTATATCAGTGTGGAAGTCTGGAATTGCTGAGGGAGTCTGGATGTCCAGCTCTCCCAAGCATACCCCATCCTCTGGCAgaatttttccccctcctctaATCTTTTTTGCTGCTTATGGGGATCAGGAGGATGGACCAAAGGTGCTGTATCACCTGTGAGGTTCTTCAAGCTGTTGGTGGCTGTGTACAAAGTGGAGGAGGAAGCTACTTAGGACAAAAGTGAAAAGTAGGTCCTGAGGATAGTCCCTGCTGGCCAAAAGAAAATCTTCTGCAGGGACAGTACTGAGTCCAGAGAACACCACAGCAGTTCTGAGCCTGCCTCATGAGTGCCAGAGCCTTCTTCTGCTTGCTCAGCATGtctctctgcatttcctgcatACAACACTCCTAATGTATCTCACCAGGGTTTGGCCAATAGTCAACATTTAAGATTAACAGTCCTTATGGGTGCTACAGCCTAGTTGTGATTACTCTGCTTGGTTCATTCAGCCAGGTGAGTGTGAAGCAGAACATTTGttgagaaaaaggagagattaGGACTGAGAATTTAGAAGACCAGGTGTGAAAATTCTTAGAGAAGTGACTTTGCCGTCATGATGGATCTTGGGTTTGTTGGCCTGGAATCTGGGGATTGCTCTAGTTTCTTCTTGCCTCTCAGTCTGTGGAACTGGTTTGAAGGAAAAAGCTAGTTTTTAATGACCTTGAGCTCAGAAGGATATTTCTAACCAAatgtcaatttttaaaatttagataGTCACTGAAGCCCAAGGAATTGAATTGTCCATTGGAATGGCTGATGCTCAAACATAAAGCCGTCCTGTGACCCAACCTAGTGCCAGAATACACTGCAGGACTGAAATCCTGAAACCTGGGCTCAGGCCACCTGTAATGCCCCAAAGAACTACTGGGCAAAGAAGAACAATGTTAgtttctgttcccttttccctcttggCCATCTCCAGCAGTAACCAGACATTGGAACATCATCTGTTCTGAGAATGACCAGATTACCTCACCCTGCAGTGAGCTCAGGTGGCAGCCGAAGTAGCACACATGTTCATGGCATTTTGTCTGGGTCTGATTGAGCCTGCACATTCCTGAGGGAGGAGTCTTGTCTCTTTGCCAAGTACACTgtcagagaaaaacaggaaaaactggCCCCAAAATAAGCTGAAGGTAGTGGAGTTGCAAAGTCTGGCACCTGAGAAAGATGCATAGGGGGGAATGATGCAGAACCCTGGCCCATTTTCTACTGATTTCCTAAAAATCTCACCATcttctctgtttgtttgtttcactcTTTAATTgtgaaaacaaactgaaatgaGCAGATGCCTGGATCTGCTCCCAGCTTTCTCTTTGCAGATGAAGAGGTGCACTGTGGAAGCCAAGGAATAAAGAAAGACTGTGATACCCCTGGAGTGCACTGTGAGCTTGTATATCTGTGTTCAGAGACATACCTGAGCAAAGGGAGAAGACAAAATTATTCATCCCATCTCTGAACTTGCACTAAACTCTATTGAATTCCACATGCATTTGTCTTCTCATTGTAATTCCATGGCACTGGCTTTTTGCTCTGATTTTGCCTCTTGTAAGTAGCTTGCCTCCTCTTGAAGATTTTTGTTCAGTCTGAGATCCCTTATCACAAACACCTGATATTCATCTTATTTTGCCTTTCTTGTCTCAATGAAATCAGCAATTCCAAATACATTCCAATGTTCCTTATCCTCACAATGCCTTTGAGGGATGTAGGACGTGTTACAGacaaatagaaaattaaaataatcagcaTGTACAATGTCTTGGCTTACATAGCCACCTTTTCTACTGAATCCCATGTGCAAGGAAATAAACTCCAGATATTGTAAACTGCTGAAAAATAACAGGTAACATTGTCTTTGCCAAATTAAATATGCAAAGAAGTGCTGCATTAGAGCTTTCCCAGTCTATTGCCGCCCTAACTGAACTCAAAATCCAAACAACTACATGAAAGAAGTCCCAGCAAATTTAATTAATCCTGAAGATTTCCTCCCTGACAGTCTGTGGAAAAGCTGCCTCTTGGGCTGTGGTGGGAAAAATCTTCCTCTAATCAAATTGTTACTGA includes:
- the GPR20 gene encoding G-protein coupled receptor 20 isoform X1 — translated: MSLSWADSTQVHKEIFLPAAPLTSKGDQARDCWKSVTMPTSSTQMPALDSINSTEQPNSNINLFSKFIHSDKKLFTDFYRLWIVLMVVNAIIFLVGVVLNSLALYVFCFRTKTKTTSVIYTINLIVTDLLVGFSLPVRIIMFYSAGDCKNCSLVHIFGYFVNMYCSILFLTCICVDRYLAIVQVEASRKWRNPTCAKGICIFIWIFATVVTFSILTMAIRFAECCLSKILVLMVCEYFFPLIIIIFFTTRIMCALSKPNLMHQSRERRMRAVQLLITVLIIFMICFTPFHVLQVAISINPDMPHNVSLLVYHVTVTLSSLNSCMDPIVYCFVTNNFQSTMKNIFRKTEPEQTNADILGMNKNSKGSNANIAFSNIIGSPLSLPSPSSVQI
- the GPR20 gene encoding G-protein coupled receptor 20 isoform X2, with product MPTSSTQMPALDSINSTEQPNSNINLFSKFIHSDKKLFTDFYRLWIVLMVVNAIIFLVGVVLNSLALYVFCFRTKTKTTSVIYTINLIVTDLLVGFSLPVRIIMFYSAGDCKNCSLVHIFGYFVNMYCSILFLTCICVDRYLAIVQVEASRKWRNPTCAKGICIFIWIFATVVTFSILTMAIRFAECCLSKILVLMVCEYFFPLIIIIFFTTRIMCALSKPNLMHQSRERRMRAVQLLITVLIIFMICFTPFHVLQVAISINPDMPHNVSLLVYHVTVTLSSLNSCMDPIVYCFVTNNFQSTMKNIFRKTEPEQTNADILGMNKNSKGSNANIAFSNIIGSPLSLPSPSSVQI